A genomic region of Lycorma delicatula isolate Av1 chromosome 4, ASM4794821v1, whole genome shotgun sequence contains the following coding sequences:
- the ais gene encoding DExD-box helicase 52: MDAHDIFRKLSYGAKFNTKITASDKVSSNIDVKHVHNVNNRIDSVKKNVSVKPEPYDEFILLDSIKAESDCTKVKIINKKKDDRNNHQRDQEQESINRIRKINRISVVGKKVPNPVETFDQLIDQYNVMPQIVDNLKLCGYTAPTPIQMQAIPVMLKGRQILGCAPTGSGKTATFLVPIINNLAEPSKNGFRSLIVCPTRELARQIFRECNQLTEGTGLITHLISKVSQKHNAQSVNFTKKFDILITTPNRLIYLLKQDKPINLKSVEWLIVDESDKLFEVGVRGFREQLADIYRACDSANLKRAMFSATHTYHVAKWCKKNLKGLIFVSVGHRNTTTDLVEQKLLFVGNEHGKLIAFRNLIHEGLHPPVLVFVQSKERAKSLFSELIYDGVNVDIIHAGRTQLQRDNVVKAFRKGKIWVLICTELMGRGIDFKGINLVINYDFPQSAISYIHRVGRAGRAGRPGKAITFFTETDKPALRSIATVMKESGCDVPEYMIGMKKTNKKLKRKLENSVPKRSTISTTPKYLIQKKKKLKQMTANHNR; this comes from the coding sequence aTGGATGCGCATGATATTTTTCGAAAACTTTCGTATGGAgctaaattcaatacaaaaataactgCCAGTGATAAAGTGTCATCAAATATTGACGTGAAACATGTGCACAATGTTAATAACAGAATagattcagtgaaaaaaaatgttagtgttAAACCTGAACCATacgatgaatttattttattggataGTATTAAAGCTGAAAGTGATTgtactaaagtaaaaataataaacaagaaaaaagacgATAGAAATAATCATCAACGAGACCAAGAACAGGAAAGTATTAATCGTATCAGAAAAATTAATCGTATTTCTGTAGTTGGTAAAAAGGTACCGAATCCAGTAGAGACATTTGACCAATTAATTGATCAATATAATGTTATGCCTcaaattgtagataatttaaaactGTGTGGATATACTGCTCCGACACCTATACAGATGCAAGCAATACCTGTAATGTTAAAAGGCCGGCAAATATTAGGTTGTGCCCCTACAGGATCGGGTAAAACCGCAACCTTTCTTGTACCTATAATTAATAATCTTGCAGAACCAAGTAAAAATGGTTTTCGTTCTCTTATTGTTTGCCCCACAAGAGAATTAGCAAGACAAATATTTAGGGAATGTAACCAGTTAACAGAAGGTACAGGTTTAATAACGCATTTAATTAGTAAAGTAAGTCAGAAACATAATGCACAGAgtgttaattttactaaaaagtttGATATACTAATAACAACACCTAAtcgtttaatatatttgttaaaacaagataaaccaataaatttgaaaagtgtGGAATGGTTAATTGTTGATGAAtctgataaattatttgaagttgGTGTTCGTGGTTTTCGTGAACAGTTAGCGGATATTTATAGAGCTTGTGATTCAGCTAATTTAAAGCGTGCTATGTTTAGTGCTACTCATACGTATCATGTTGCTAaatggtgtaaaaaaaatttaaaaggattaatttttgtttcagttggTCATAGAAATACAACCACAGATTTAGTTGAGCAGAAGTTGTTATTCGTTGGTAATGAACATGGTAAACTTATTGCATTTCGTAATTTAATACATGAAGGTTTACATCCACCTGTATTAGTTTTTGTTCAATCCAAAGAACGTGCAAAATCTTTGTTTAGTGAATTAATTTATGATGGAGTCAATGTTGACATAATTCATGCTGGTAGAACACAGTTACAAAGAGATAATGTTGTGAAAGCATTTAGAAAAGGTAAAATCTGGGTTTTAATTTGTACAGAGCTAATGGGTCGTGGTATTGATTTTAAAggtattaatttagttattaattatgattTCCCACAATCAGCTATATCATATATTCATCGTGTTGGAAGAGCAGGTAGGGCTGGACGACCAGGTAAagctattacattttttactgaaaCTGATAAACCAGCTCTCAGATCTATTGCAACAGTTATGAAAGAATCCGGTTGTGATGTACCTGAATACATGATaggaatgaaaaaaacaaataaaaaacttaagcGTAAATTAGAAAATTCTGTTCCTAAACGTTCCACGATTTCAACTAcaccaaaatatttaatacagaaaaagaagaaattaaagcaGATGACAGCTAAccataatagataa